Part of the Engystomops pustulosus chromosome 4, aEngPut4.maternal, whole genome shotgun sequence genome is shown below.
AGGTGTTACATGTAGGATGAGTGGAGGGAGAAGGAGGAAACCCCCATCAGTCCCATGTGACCAGTGACCCGTCTCCTGCCCGGTCCAGCACGTTGCACACGGTGTAAGTAGTGGATTCCTGTTACACAGCAGAACATTCATCTATAATCTCTTATTGTATCTTGAATAGATGAATATTGGTTACACACAAATTCCACTGCATTTCCCGAAACCCGACTCACCTGCACGGGAGGAACATCTCTGGAGGATCAGCTCCTGCAAAGAGACAAAGACCCAGAGATCTGAGCAATCACatggtgtattatacatgtatgtcactatacagagagaattACACAATGtctatcactatacagagagaattACACAATGtctatcactatacagagagaattACACAATGtctatcactatacagagagaattACACaacgggggcttatttactaagggtcacggatcgcactttcgtcagactgtgcgctgtttttgggatttgcacggctttgacaggtatttaacaggtatctgcgctgggattgtgtctcacGTGAACAGTTTTGGGCGGTCTGGGGAAAAGGCagtgcctcggaccaccccctcatgaatacgccaaacCGCTTTGAGCACGGTCCGGTGTTTCTAGTGTACTTCGCAacagtgtctgctagcattattGGAGGCTTCTGATAACACTAGAAGTGTAACACAGTTGGGTCTGttgcagcactaggagctgctagtGCCGTTTatcagggtgacaggtccctgttttttgaaaattaatacatttttgcataaaaattttttttcttattggtgACTTCAAAGGGTGAGGTCACTTgtggcgttttggttgcgttttgaaacacattacagcaGCTGCTGAATTGCGCCTAAAAAgctacaaaaataagcaaaaaaagtgaaaagtaaaaagcacggaacatctggaaaataaagatacataaggcacaaggtgcacTTTAATAACAACTGCAAAAGTCACAGTGAAGAGTCGCAAAAACTACACGGATCAGTCAGTAATGGGTTATAGCTTGAATATGGGTCCATTCCCATACAAGGTCCGGTATGTGACGTCTATGTGAAAAATGTCACATGTGACTGAGTATAATCACAGAGCTGTCCCTGGAGAGCGGGTTATCGGGCAGACCCTGGCAGCCATGCAAGTATGATGCCAAAGTCCACAGCAGGGGAACAGCGGGCACCAGATATGAACAATCTACATATACATATGTATCATAtacctatttatatatatatgtccaatCCCCCCTACCTATCATCACATGACATAAGGAATATCTATAGCAAATACCCAGGACCTCAGACAATGGAACTAGGGAAACATTGAcccaaaaacaacaaaaagtcaGTGAGTCACGTAATATTATCCATTCTGGAACGTGCAAGTGCCAAAACACACGGACTGCGGGATAAGGGCAGCCCAGCCCCAGTGCTAGGGGAGAGGACGGGTATACAGATGTGTCCAGGGATAGGGTGcacaatatactgtacagcagTGGATATCATGTATACGGTCAATGTAAAGGGAATCTACCCACACGTACAACCAGGTCTTACCTGGAGACTGAGGGGACTCACAGAAGAGCCCAGTATTATAAGTGACACATGGACGGTGAGGGCCCTGGAACAGAATTTGCACCAGGGTCCAGGaaccttaaagggatcctgtcatcagGTTGTACCCAGTTAAACTAccaccccctcaggtaggggctgaaatgtcctttctacaattcccttttttatgttaaatctcaccaatATTCATCTTCTCACCTAATTTCTAcctagtgtcacttcagattttttctgttctatagtacctacaaAGATGttttatgtcatattaaagataagaatctcatctttcagtcctccggtttcctcccacactccaaaacatactgttaggttgttaagattgtgagccccatggggacagggaccaatttgtcatgctttgtgcagcactacgtaatctgtgtgcgctatataaataaagaacccACTGATCAGTTCTGGAGGGTCTGGGGTGTCTTACCTCGCACTGTTCTAGTGTCAGCTCATTCTGCTGTTTTCGTGCCTCCAAGTCCTTGTCCAGTTCTTCCGTGAAATTACGTAAATCGTTCTCCAGTTGCTCCTGATGGATAATGGGAAGAAGATGGATTAGGAAGTCTATGAAGTCCTATAGGAGCAGCGCAGACCCCTCATGTACTGGGGCAGTACATCACATCATGCAAGCGTTTGGAGCGCATGGATATTATCACTGGGGGTGTCAAGTATTAGACCCCCAATATGGCACAGACAACCTATCCTAAGGATGGATCAATACCAAATCCTGGAAACCATGGGTTATATTAACCCTATGACTGTTTGCTGTATTCTTTACAAAGtacaacctagggcagtgatggagaaccttttagagaccgagtgcccaaaatgcaaacttgacccacttatttattgcaaagtgccaacactgcaATTCTAGCAGTACCTTATCAAGATCTTCTTGCTCAGTGCTATAGCACAGCTTTCagcggtcctgaggacaccaatatcattgacagaagaaagaaaattcacaggagcttcccttgacaacccactGAACAGGAACAATTGTGGGGCCAAGaacaggagcttcaatggctccaatgataatctgaccctgttcacaccttctcttcctgcagtctcaggtagacccagatgTTTGTGGGCTGCCTGGGCCTGCAGAAGGATCTCttaagttctgtctggtgaattctgcgCTGGGTCAACAACTCGAGTACCCAATGAGAGGGTTCAgagcgccacctctggcacccgtgccataggtttgccatcactgacctgggGTTTGTCCCATAAATCCAGTACAAGCTTGGAGGAGGATCTCACCAGTAACTTGGTGGAGGATCTCACCAGCAACTTGGTGAAGTTTTGAAACTTGAATTACGATATTACCAGAAAATTGGTTGAAGATCTTACCAGAAACTTGTTGGGAGGATCTTACCAGACACTTAGAGGAGGATCTTACCAGAAACCTGATGGAGGACCTTACCAGTAACTTGGTTTAGGATATAACCATAACCTTGGTAGAATATCTTACCAGAAACTTGGTGGAAGATCTCCGGGGCTTCCTTGAGGTAGGATTTATACTTTGTTTACCAGAGCTGGGTCTTGCAGAGGAGGAATAGTTATAGTTCTGTCTGAGACTTGTTTCCATGATATTTTGTGAGCTTTGACGTGGTCCTGGTTCTGATGTCCATGGGTTGCTGCTGGTACTGGACAGCACACGGTGAGACTGCTGGGTGTTGTGGTGCTGAGAAGACTGTGAGATATTGGAGTTAGGGATAAAATGTGACACCTTGGAGGAGAAATCTGGAGATGTCTGTGCTGGGTGATGGGATGACGGACATGGTAGAGTAGCGGTGCGGGGTTTTGCCGTATTTGGAGATGTCTCTATCTTGAGGGTGCTGCTGTACTTGCTTGGTGGGGTCCTAATACTGGACTGCACAGTTATATGTAAACGGGAAGGTTCTTGACTTGTTCTTTTGGACCCATCCTCCAGCTCTGACTGATCTTTATTCTGATCTGTAAAAAGCCTACGGAGAAACATCAGTAATCTTCAATATAAATATGTAATGTTGTGCAGCGatttcattcatttattttttatgattatttttataacatatttgaaaaggttttttttcattCTATTTCTTTTTTATGATTTAATTTCTTTTGCTATTTGACACCATTCTATATCGTTCAAGTACAATCTGTCTTACCCTTACATAGGGACCTACATAcctatgtatgtaatatatacctGGGTCACTTACCTGGATGCATTAGATACAGTGGATGCATCTTTATGGCGGTCTGTTGGTTTACTCTCTCCATCACTATCCTCAGAATCTAAAGAAAAAAGGGCAAAATTTAGTCCAAACTGACTTTTTTACTCTTACACCAAATAGCTGTGTTTTTTTAAAGGGATGTCTCTGATGATGTCATATTATACATTGAATTTTTTGGGGTTCTGTGTAGTACCCCTAAGTGAGCACTGACCTGACATCTGGTGCAGCACTTTATACATGTTCTTGTACCATTCCCGGGGCTTGTCCACGCTCTAGAAGAGAATGTAAGGATGTAGTTAAAAGGAAATTTACCctcataatccatcatgataaaccaggtacactttctcatagatccctgcaccatgactatggtaatcttcttcctcctaaatcaacttttagaattatgctaatgagccagaagggctatcgGTGTTGTTACCTGAGCTCaaccttgctgtagcttcacaggctgttacactgcgtaGGAGtacgtctcaccctccccctttcTAATGTAATctcagcacacagtgagagggagAAGTGCTCAGTGTAACTGCTTATGAAGCTGCTGCATGGAGGGGCTCAAGAAGAAcgattctggctcattagcatgattagaaagcttgattctagtagcaaggaggccatggataacaaatataagaggattacctcagtcacagtgcctggatctaggagtaagtgtccctggattatcatattggattttgatggttgatacATGTTGTTTAACATAGGATCACAAATGTGCTTTACAGAAGTGGATACATGGATACCTGTATAATGGAGATGATTCAATCACTTCtatgagagtgttgtgggcatgctctgtgacctgtgcagaggtcactgtgcagggagggggaggaggtgtgATATCACCTATTGAGAACTGTATATCTTGCATTATATTAATTttgataacattgattgttatccTGCATTTGCTAACAGTGGCtgaaaagtgatctctacagaacggGTAGTACCAGTCCAGTGTGAGAAGAACATAAAAACTTTAGTCTATGGCTATGGAAAGGTGCAGACTTACAGATCTGGAGGCGAAGGGCATCCCATCTTTATCTGTTGGTCCAATGCCCTCATAGCGGATCCAGCGCCTCTCCTTCTGTGGGCTGGGACTGTCCAGGATATCATCAGTCACCACCAATGTGGCCTTGTAGACGAAATCGCCCTCACTACTGCCGTCCTGCTGGATGATATAAGAATAAGAAACTGTGAAGAGGGAATATCTCATCCAGAGACCTCTATTCTTAGACTGGTGAACCTCAGAAATTATCCTGACCTCAGTGCTGATTAGTGACCTTAGGGGCACAAcaaaaatgttcatgtgtgaTAAAGAAATCTCACTTGTTCACCtttgaaaaaaaatcttctccaaagtcaaAAGCGGAAATGACCAGAGAAGAGTtatattttgtctgagatgagtcaagtttagaggttacAGAGGAAAACACACTCCAGATGATCCTGTATTCAGCTCTATATCACCTAGAAACAtggtactggtgtcatattaaagataatgatctcatttttcagatcacatcaggcttgtggttctccgATCTACAATGTTGCAAATGTGGACCTTAGATAAAAATCGAATCCCTTTTTTTTCTacatatctccggttctgtagatcacagaaccacaagccttgcGTTTAATATGACGTCAGATTTCATTTCCGGGtactacagaactgaagataggggcagCTGAATTGATATTTGACCTtcagcttctaaacttgactcatctctggttaaatatgacttttctctgctcattgtcatgattttggaggagactacatgtaagtgcatggcttgcgtcacaattttgaatgttaaatcctgcgcttagtccaaatcagtcgggttgtccaatgacTAACATACCACTAATTGAAGAGACTTTGTTTTCAGGAAATGCTCCATGGGGAGAATTATGCAAAGGAGCTCCTGCCATAATAGTAAATGTACCATTCTGATGTACTACTCCGATCATAGCAAAGGTCAAAATGCTAAGGTCACCCTCTCCCATAATAAATACTGGAATGTTAATCTGATGGGCAGTGACGCTTTGTATCTATGGGCAGCTACAATCCTGACTTAACAAATTCCACAGGCGACATGACATTACGTGTGATTTCcctctaaggctgcgttcacacacatCTAGTGGGACACTACTGAGGACATTGGGATTCAGCGGATGCTCCTATGTACAGACAAATCAGATGGCAAAACACAAATGATGTCCAGTGTCAAAACTGATGTGGCGGATAAATCCTGGAATCTGGAATAAAAACTGTGtctatgtgaatgagccctaactctTTATATAAGAAATCCAGTCTTACCGTATGTCCATCGTGGGTCCGGTTCTGTTTCTGCAGGTGAGGGGGGATGAAATCATCCAATGATAGATTCAGATCTGGCTCCATCCCTTGCAGCGCCTCCTTCTGGTGGTGTCATAATGTACACATTAGTGTCCGGCAATGCTATAGAGCGCTATTACTACGGTAATGTAGAGGTCTCACCTGTCGCATATAGTCCTATAGGTGATGAAGTTTCTATACAGATCCAGGGTCTGTCATACCCGTAGCATATCCGGTGTGCTGTTTTCTTAGTCCGCTGTCCTGAAAGGCTTGCACTTCATTCCTGACCCACAAGCTGCAGATGTCTATTCTTCAAAGGgaaagctcacacacacacaccctgcactataGGGCGAGTGCACACCCCTGCTGCTTTTTCCATAGCCCTGTACACACACCCTCCTCCTGCCCGGCTAGTGCCACACAACACACCCACCCCCTGAACTCTGCCCCCGAGAGCCCAGATCACATATTAAcagctggggatctcctatagTAATAGAGGGAGAGCAGAGCCCTACAAGGGGGAGCAGAGGtaccactgtacagggaggagggaaggATGGAAAGTGGGAGAAGAATGTGACAGGGAGGAGAAGAGTAATGACTCAGagcggagaaaaaaaaaagaacctccGAGGAAGAAGCCAAGAAGTGCAAATCCTTctaatataatcactgtgtacaataGGGTCACCCACATCCCTGACCTATAGCACTAAGCTTGATATATCGTTTCCTATAGCAGTTATATAGAACTCAATTATATAGACTACTATAGAAGACAATTGCCTAAATAGCAATCCCATCCAAATTAGAAGCATCCTATTGGTTATTTGCCAAAGCCAGTGTTACTATATAGTGGTATGGATACTTGAATAGACAATAAATTCATGTATATGAGGcattagatcagtgatggcaaaccttttagagaccgagtgcccaaattacaaccaaaatccacttatttaccatgaagtgccaacatgccattttaagcagtaacttattgctacctgttcttccttaTCTTTCAATCGTATGAACCACCTGAggctaccaatacagttgaaagaaggaatgCAAAAGCAGACTctggttgtagcttctctccagggtctctctgtagataaagaatgatgggtccagtaggatgagctccaaagacattgcagttcggtaaacaccttctcacttttaccgcagttccaaacagccaatgaaatgttgctttaaaacagcgctgagagcagcatctcttaagttgcctgggactacaggtggatttggtcctatttagtgaactctgtcctggacccatggtctgagtgcccaaagaaatggctctgagtgccacctctggcacccgtgccataggttcgccatcactgcattagaGGATCCCGGGATGTAGGGGATGTGATACCTTCATATAGTAccgaaataatactgccatatagtgcagtgTCCAAAAAATATTCACATACTGCCATCTAGAGCGAAAGTAACACTTCCATATAGTGTTCAAGTTGTATGCAATATCCAATAAATCACCATATGGTGCTCCAATTATATAATGCTGCTGCCTAGAGCCAAAATAATGATCCCAAAAGGTGCCAAATGCAAAATGGCACAAATCATACACAATTAAAGAGCCATATAGAGGCAGATTAGTACCACTATGCAGTGCCCAAATTATATACAGTGTCTaaataatacccctttaaagagagtATGTTATACTGATTTCTAGTGACGGCATAGTGaagccatatagtgcccaaattaTATAAAGTGTCCAAGTAATACTCCcttaaagaacattttttttgtacactgGCGTATAGTGACATATAGTGGCAGATTagtagcgccatacagtgcccaaatttATAAAGAGCCCTCCAAATAATACGGCCTTTAAgagtgagatttatcagaagtgtctgaggtaaaactgttctggtcacccatggaaaccaatcagagctcagctttcattttcccacagctgtttataaaattaaagctgcgctccgattggtttccatgggaaactagaacagttttacctcagacacttcataGTGTTCAATTATATAAGAGTCTATAATAGCCGCTTATGTCATACTAAGAGGACCCTTATGTCATACTAAGAGGATCTATTGGGAAATACTGCAATTGAGTTCCCAAAGCATACCGCCATACACCTCCACCCTGATATTGTAGTGcagtttacagatgttttcttaCTGCtctatataaggctacattcacactgccgcatgggggggcgtatataggtcccccatagtCAGCAATGGACGCACtgcgcccaacgggagcggtacagtgcagcacagcagtggcaccgtaccgctcgacatgtcctatcttttcacggcatacagcgctgtgcgccatatattgctatggagagtggcaggggtgagcagcgctcaccacctcctcctctccccaagccaccgtgtgcccgccgtgctacggtacgacgggcaacggcagtgtgcatgcagcctaagtgtcagtctgcactgcaGTTCTTGCACTACAATCCTGCACCAAGTGGCTCAGGATGAACAATGCTATACGCCTAGTCCTTACAGATGAGCATATGCATCTATGGCACATCTACGGTAcatgcttaggctacattcacacaatgtatgccgcCATACCGTAGTACAGGGAATACATCGGCGCTGAGGACGTGATGAGCGCCCCactcctctccatagcgat
Proteins encoded:
- the SORBS3 gene encoding vinexin isoform X5, which gives rise to MRQEALQGMEPDLNLSLDDFIPPHLQKQNRTHDGHTDGSSEGDFVYKATLVVTDDILDSPSPQKERRWIRYEGIGPTDKDGMPFASRSSVDKPREWYKNMYKVLHQMSDSEDSDGESKPTDRHKDASTVSNASRLFTDQNKDQSELEDGSKRTSQEPSRLHITVQSSIRTPPSKYSSTLKIETSPNTAKPRTATLPCPSSHHPAQTSPDFSSKVSHFIPNSNISQSSQHHNTQQSHRVLSSTSSNPWTSEPGPRQSSQNIMETSLRQNYNYSSSARPSSGKQSINPTSRKPRRSSTKFLEQLENDLRNFTEELDKDLEARKQQNELTLEQCEELILQRCSSRAVGGSPEPKVNKSRRDYRQEQDLSPVGKALVKFDFVAESEKEISLQRGTTLNILKQIDEHWLLGEQDGRRGLVPESYVRVLSPGQQEALDTPQLSGIALYDFPADSDAELPLRKGQRVLINRRVGGNWFEGRVEGCGRLGLFPASYVQVTDGLVRARKVDAINQRAPDTNTIEQVSSPLTLKERPYTVKAPSSNRLQDLQGTLYRVLFNYFPKDTDELQLNAGDVVTVTQQCEDGWFVGACWRTQKFGTFPGNFVAPYETA
- the SORBS3 gene encoding vinexin isoform X4: MRQEALQGMEPDLNLSLDDFIPPHLQKQNRTHDGHTQDGSSEGDFVYKATLVVTDDILDSPSPQKERRWIRYEGIGPTDKDGMPFASRSSVDKPREWYKNMYKVLHQMSDSEDSDGESKPTDRHKDASTVSNASRLFTDQNKDQSELEDGSKRTSQEPSRLHITVQSSIRTPPSKYSSTLKIETSPNTAKPRTATLPCPSSHHPAQTSPDFSSKVSHFIPNSNISQSSQHHNTQQSHRVLSSTSSNPWTSEPGPRQSSQNIMETSLRQNYNYSSSARPSSGKQSINPTSRKPRRSSTKFLEQLENDLRNFTEELDKDLEARKQQNELTLEQCEELILQRCSSRAVGGSPEPKVNKSRRDYRQEQDLSPVGKALVKFDFVAESEKEISLQRGTTLNILKQIDEHWLLGEQDGRRGLVPESYVRVLSPGQQEALDTPQLSGIALYDFPADSDAELPLRKGQRVLINRRVGGNWFEGRVEGCGRLGLFPASYVQVTDGLVRARKVDAINQRAPDTNTIEQVSSPLTLKERPYTVKAPSSNRLQDLQGTLYRVLFNYFPKDTDELQLNAGDVVTVTQQCEDGWFVGACWRTQKFGTFPGNFVAPYETA
- the SORBS3 gene encoding vinexin isoform X3, yielding MRQKEALQGMEPDLNLSLDDFIPPHLQKQNRTHDGHTDGSSEGDFVYKATLVVTDDILDSPSPQKERRWIRYEGIGPTDKDGMPFASRSSVDKPREWYKNMYKVLHQMSDSEDSDGESKPTDRHKDASTVSNASRLFTDQNKDQSELEDGSKRTSQEPSRLHITVQSSIRTPPSKYSSTLKIETSPNTAKPRTATLPCPSSHHPAQTSPDFSSKVSHFIPNSNISQSSQHHNTQQSHRVLSSTSSNPWTSEPGPRQSSQNIMETSLRQNYNYSSSARPSSGKQSINPTSRKPRRSSTKFLEQLENDLRNFTEELDKDLEARKQQNELTLEQCEELILQRCSSRAVGGSPEPKVNKSRRDYRQEQDLSPVGKALVKFDFVAESEKEISLQRGTTLNILKQIDEHWLLGEQDGRRGLVPESYVRVLSPGQQEALDTPQLSGIALYDFPADSDAELPLRKGQRVLINRRVGGNWFEGRVEGCGRLGLFPASYVQVTDGLVRARKVDAINQRAPDTNTIEQVSSPLTLKERPYTVKAPSSNRLQDLQGTLYRVLFNYFPKDTDELQLNAGDVVTVTQQCEDGWFVGACWRTQKFGTFPGNFVAPYETA
- the SORBS3 gene encoding vinexin isoform X1, whose amino-acid sequence is MRQKEALQGMEPDLNLSLDDFIPPHLQKQNRTHDGHTQDGSSEGDFVYKATLVVTDDILDSPSPQKERRWIRYEGIGPTDKDGMPFASRSSVDKPREWYKNMYKVLHQMSDSEDSDGESKPTDRHKDASTVSNASRLFTDQNKDQSELEDGSKRTSQEPSRLHITVQSSIRTPPSKYSSTLKIETSPNTAKPRTATLPCPSSHHPAQTSPDFSSKVSHFIPNSNISQSSQHHNTQQSHRVLSSTSSNPWTSEPGPRQSSQNIMETSLRQNYNYSSSARPSSGKQSINPTSRKPRRSSTKFLEQLENDLRNFTEELDKDLEARKQQNELTLEQCEELILQRCSSRAVGGSPEPKVNKSRRDYRQEQDLSPVGKALVKFDFVAESEKEISLQRGTTLNILKQIDEHWLLGEQDGRRGLVPESYVRVLSPGQQEALDTPQLSGIALYDFPADSDAELPLRKGQRVLINRRVGGNWFEGRVEGCGRLGLFPASYVQVTDGLVRARKVDAINQRAPDTNTIEQVSSPLTLKERPYTVKAPSSNRLQDLQGTLYRVLFNYFPKDTDELQLNAGDVVTVTQQCEDGWFVGACWRTQKFGTFPGNFVAPYETA
- the SORBS3 gene encoding vinexin isoform X6; amino-acid sequence: MRQKEALQGMEPDLNLSLDDFIPPHLQKQNRTHDGHTQDGSSEGDFVYKATLVVTDDILDSPSPQKERRWIRYEGIGPTDKDGMPFASRSSVDKPREWYKNMYKVLHQMSDSEDSDGESKPTDRHKDASTVSNASRLFTDQNKDQSELEDGSKRTSQEPSRLHITVQSSIRTPPSKYSSTLKIETSPNTAKPRTATLPCPSSHHPAQTSPDFSSKVSHFIPNSNISQSSQHHNTQQSHRVLSSTSSNPWTSEPGPRQSSQNIMETSLRQNYNYSSSARPSSGKQSINPTSRKPRRSSTKFLEQLENDLRNFTEELDKDLEARKQQNELTLEQCEELILQRCSSRAVGGSPEPKVNKSRRDYRQEQDLSPVGKALVKFDFVAESEKEISLQRGTTLNILKQIDEHWLLGEQDGRRGLVPESYVRVLSPGQQEALDTPQLSGIALYDFPADSDAELPLRKVSSPLTLKERPYTVKAPSSNRLQDLQGTLYRVLFNYFPKDTDELQLNAGDVVTVTQQCEDGWFVGACWRTQKFGTFPGNFVAPYETA
- the SORBS3 gene encoding vinexin isoform X2; this encodes MRQKEALQGMEPDLNLSLDDFIPPHLQKQNRTHDGHTQDGSSEGDFVYKATLVVTDDILDSPSPQKERRWIRYEGIGPTDKDGMPFASRSSVDKPREWYKNMYKVLHQMSDSEDSDGESKPTDRHKDASTVSNASRLFTDQNKDQSELEDGSKRTSQEPSRLHITVQSSIRTPPSKYSSTLKIETSPNTAKPRTATLPCPSSHHPAQTSPDFSSKVSHFIPNSNISQSSQHHNTQQSHRVLSSTSSNPWTSEPGPRQSSQNIMETSLRQNYNYSSSARPSSGKQSINPTSRKPRRSSTKFLEQLENDLRNFTEELDKDLEARKQQNELTLEQCEELILQRCSSRAGGSPEPKVNKSRRDYRQEQDLSPVGKALVKFDFVAESEKEISLQRGTTLNILKQIDEHWLLGEQDGRRGLVPESYVRVLSPGQQEALDTPQLSGIALYDFPADSDAELPLRKGQRVLINRRVGGNWFEGRVEGCGRLGLFPASYVQVTDGLVRARKVDAINQRAPDTNTIEQVSSPLTLKERPYTVKAPSSNRLQDLQGTLYRVLFNYFPKDTDELQLNAGDVVTVTQQCEDGWFVGACWRTQKFGTFPGNFVAPYETA